The following coding sequences lie in one Ferroacidibacillus organovorans genomic window:
- a CDS encoding ABC transporter ATP-binding protein produces MFLEFDRVTLRFSGLIALKDVSLSVDEGGVFAIIGPNGAGKSTMLNCISRIYTPQQGAIRFMGEDLLKVPPDRIKAHGIGRSFQNMELFAKMTVEDNLLVGGHCALHTNPFSEALGWFKARASEREARNRVQHVLESLGIATYSKHIAGSLPYGIQKKVDVGRALMGAPRLLLLDEPAAGLNDSETEELGNWICTVKQAMNTTVVMIEHDMSLVMSISDRIAVLDFGELIAVGTPGEIRQDDRVIRAYLGKEA; encoded by the coding sequence ATGTTCCTTGAATTTGACCGTGTCACACTTCGGTTCTCAGGGTTGATCGCTTTAAAGGATGTGTCTCTCTCGGTGGACGAGGGTGGCGTGTTTGCGATCATTGGTCCAAATGGCGCCGGAAAAAGCACCATGTTGAACTGCATATCAAGGATCTACACACCTCAACAAGGTGCGATCCGCTTCATGGGAGAGGATCTTTTAAAGGTACCTCCAGATCGCATTAAAGCGCATGGCATTGGGAGAAGTTTTCAGAACATGGAGCTGTTCGCAAAAATGACCGTTGAAGACAATTTGCTTGTCGGAGGTCACTGCGCGCTTCACACGAATCCTTTCTCTGAAGCGCTTGGATGGTTCAAGGCGCGTGCGAGCGAGCGCGAGGCGCGCAATCGCGTGCAGCACGTCCTTGAATCGTTGGGAATCGCAACCTATTCCAAACATATTGCCGGGAGTCTTCCGTATGGTATTCAAAAAAAGGTGGATGTGGGTCGCGCTCTAATGGGCGCACCGCGCCTTCTCTTGCTTGATGAACCTGCGGCCGGATTGAATGATTCGGAGACAGAGGAGCTTGGAAACTGGATCTGTACAGTGAAACAGGCGATGAATACGACAGTGGTCATGATTGAACATGATATGAGTCTTGTCATGAGCATCTCTGATCGGATCGCCGTTCTTGATTTTGGAGAACTGATTGCAGTCGGGACGCCAGGCGAAATTCGGCAGGATGATCGAGTGATTCGCGCATATCTGGGGAAGGAGGCGTAA
- a CDS encoding ABC transporter substrate-binding protein, protein MKKTRIKSMAALTGLAVLTWSVGGSSVFASTAQPLAAHHTMKRASYSQGASNTQIVLGTSGPLTGPIAAYGAIAQGENAYFNFVNSKGGINHRKIKLIMLDDQYQPDKAVANARALVSDGIFAAVGTLGTATNQAADPFLLRANIPVTSVATGSSALTVPVVPLRFGLEPTYTLEGHVMTRWAIMHNHIKTIGVFYQNDDFGKEGLNAIVQEAARYHVRVVAKVAYNATDTDFSTYALNMKRAHPQAVFEIGVPEPTAMFEIGMMQLGFHPQQYVTYVSGDPIMFKLAGKAFDGAYTDGWLPLLNSPKTATFRAWFKKTYPNTPPTLLALSGWVDAQVVAHGLAMCGNTLTTANFIKQMNSIRNWRGADTSSPVTYTPTNHFGVDAMYMLQADGKTKQLVPKSGLIFYHQVGSSLN, encoded by the coding sequence ATGAAGAAAACGCGGATAAAATCAATGGCTGCTTTGACAGGTCTTGCAGTGCTCACATGGAGTGTCGGAGGATCATCTGTATTCGCGTCGACCGCGCAGCCGCTCGCCGCACATCACACGATGAAACGTGCCTCATACAGCCAGGGTGCAAGCAATACACAAATTGTTCTTGGAACCTCAGGTCCGCTGACAGGGCCGATCGCCGCCTATGGGGCCATCGCCCAAGGGGAAAACGCCTACTTTAATTTTGTTAATTCAAAGGGTGGCATCAACCACCGCAAAATCAAACTCATCATGCTTGATGATCAATACCAGCCTGACAAAGCGGTGGCCAATGCGCGCGCGCTTGTATCAGACGGCATTTTTGCGGCTGTCGGAACCCTTGGCACCGCCACAAATCAAGCAGCGGATCCGTTCTTGCTGCGTGCAAACATTCCAGTGACCTCTGTCGCGACAGGATCAAGTGCGCTCACTGTTCCGGTTGTCCCACTGCGCTTTGGACTCGAACCGACTTACACGTTAGAAGGGCATGTGATGACCCGATGGGCGATTATGCACAATCACATTAAAACCATCGGTGTCTTTTACCAGAATGACGACTTTGGGAAGGAAGGACTTAATGCAATTGTGCAAGAAGCGGCGCGTTATCATGTGCGGGTTGTCGCAAAGGTGGCTTACAATGCGACCGATACAGATTTTTCCACGTATGCGCTGAACATGAAGCGGGCGCATCCGCAAGCGGTGTTTGAAATCGGTGTGCCAGAACCGACGGCCATGTTTGAAATCGGGATGATGCAACTCGGCTTTCATCCACAGCAGTACGTGACGTATGTTTCCGGGGATCCGATCATGTTTAAACTGGCAGGAAAAGCATTCGACGGCGCGTATACAGACGGCTGGCTGCCCCTGCTCAATTCGCCGAAAACGGCTACATTCCGCGCGTGGTTCAAAAAAACATACCCTAACACTCCACCTACGCTGCTCGCGCTCAGTGGGTGGGTTGATGCACAGGTCGTCGCACACGGTCTTGCCATGTGTGGAAATACACTGACGACTGCGAATTTTATCAAACAGATGAACAGTATCAGAAACTGGCGAGGCGCTGATACATCCTCTCCTGTCACGTATACACCCACGAACCACTTTGGCGTCGACGCTATGTACATGCTGCAGGCTGACGGAAAGACGAAGCAACTTGTGCCAAAGTCAGGGCTCATCTTTTATCACCAAGTCGGCAGCTCACTGAATTGA
- a CDS encoding ABC transporter ATP-binding protein: MLELDRVVSGYGSIRALHGVSLNVPRGSIVTVLGANGAGKSTLLRVVSGLLPIWGGDLKWEGRWMTKKSTREMVRSGVAHCPEGRQIFPLLTVYENLQMGGYLREDRKTVKRSMDQVFSFFPRLKERAKQRAGTLSGGEQQMLAIGRSLMSHPRLLLLDEPSLGIAPKLVQEIFGILRVIQEEGTAVLLVEQNARLALQLADYAYVLELGRVVIEGTGSELAKDSRVEERYFGVRDAAM, from the coding sequence ATGCTTGAACTTGATCGCGTTGTCAGCGGGTATGGATCGATCCGCGCACTTCACGGGGTTTCGCTCAATGTTCCGCGTGGTTCCATCGTTACGGTCCTTGGTGCAAACGGTGCGGGAAAATCCACACTTTTACGTGTTGTCTCAGGTCTGCTTCCAATTTGGGGCGGCGATCTAAAATGGGAAGGACGGTGGATGACAAAAAAATCGACGCGTGAAATGGTGCGCTCAGGAGTCGCGCATTGCCCAGAAGGCAGACAAATCTTCCCGCTGCTTACCGTCTACGAGAATTTACAGATGGGCGGATATCTGCGTGAGGATCGAAAAACCGTAAAGCGATCGATGGATCAAGTCTTCTCCTTTTTTCCAAGATTGAAAGAGCGTGCGAAGCAACGCGCAGGGACGCTTTCTGGCGGTGAGCAACAGATGCTGGCGATTGGGCGATCGCTCATGTCACATCCCAGACTATTGTTGCTTGACGAACCATCCCTTGGCATTGCGCCAAAATTGGTGCAGGAGATTTTCGGTATTTTGCGTGTGATCCAAGAAGAAGGAACTGCGGTTCTCCTTGTCGAACAGAATGCTCGACTTGCATTACAACTCGCAGATTACGCCTATGTACTTGAGTTGGGGAGAGTTGTCATAGAGGGCACAGGTTCTGAGCTTGCGAAAGATTCGCGCGTCGAAGAACGCTACTTTGGTGTACGCGATGCCGCGATGTAA
- a CDS encoding branched-chain amino acid ABC transporter permease, translating into MLWQTILSGLAVGSLYALSAIGLVLIFKTSNIVNFAQGQMAMLSTFVAFQMLTRWGAPYWLAAFASLVFALAFGFFVYIVFLSRLKRAEILSQIILTLGLYLVFRGVAGVVWGNVPFTMPAAVSTNTVHVGSAVVTWYQLFIMLVTVLMMLAFYALFRYTKTGLAMRAVSQNQQAAQLMGVSLTRVYGATWAVSTALGAIAGLLIAPILFLSPSFMDSVAVKAFAAAVLGGFSSLPGAVLGGLLLGVMESVFGFYISTDLKSTFVFLLIIAILYVRPQGLFGVREVKKV; encoded by the coding sequence ATGCTTTGGCAAACCATCTTGAGTGGGCTTGCTGTAGGGAGTCTGTATGCGCTTTCGGCAATTGGGCTTGTGCTTATCTTTAAGACTTCAAATATCGTCAATTTCGCGCAGGGCCAGATGGCAATGCTCTCTACGTTTGTCGCGTTTCAAATGCTTACGCGTTGGGGGGCTCCTTATTGGCTGGCAGCTTTCGCCTCCCTCGTCTTTGCGCTGGCCTTCGGTTTTTTTGTCTACATTGTTTTTCTGTCACGTCTAAAACGAGCTGAGATTCTTAGCCAAATTATCTTGACACTCGGCCTCTACCTCGTTTTTCGCGGCGTAGCAGGTGTTGTATGGGGAAATGTGCCGTTCACCATGCCGGCTGCAGTATCCACAAATACCGTCCATGTCGGTTCAGCCGTCGTCACGTGGTACCAGCTTTTTATCATGTTGGTAACTGTTCTCATGATGCTGGCATTTTACGCATTGTTTCGGTATACGAAAACGGGACTTGCGATGCGGGCTGTGTCACAGAATCAGCAGGCGGCGCAGCTTATGGGCGTTTCTCTCACGCGCGTCTATGGCGCGACGTGGGCGGTAAGCACTGCGCTTGGCGCCATCGCGGGTCTTTTGATCGCGCCGATTCTCTTTTTGTCGCCGTCCTTCATGGATTCCGTCGCTGTTAAGGCGTTTGCCGCGGCCGTGCTTGGGGGATTCTCTTCGCTGCCAGGGGCTGTGCTTGGCGGCCTTCTTTTGGGTGTGATGGAGAGCGTCTTTGGATTCTACATTTCGACAGATCTCAAATCCACCTTCGTTTTTCTATTGATCATCGCCATTCTTTATGTGCGGCCGCAGGGATTGTTTGGAGTGCGCGAGGTGAAAAAGGTATGA
- a CDS encoding CoA transferase subunit A: MAGVSFTTLEEAARNVRSGMRVMLGGFGLAGVPDQLVFTVREKTDARDLTVISNNLTVGTQADKLFQEGRIKKAIGSYFTTNKSVVQAYRQGRVEIELLPQGTFAEAIRLGGAGIAAFYTPTAAGTELAAGKEVRLFDGREHVLERSLRADVALIHAYKADAAGNLVYRKSSRNFNPLMAMAADMVIAEVEQVVAVGELDPDEIVTPFVFVDQVVELARG, encoded by the coding sequence ATGGCAGGCGTTTCGTTTACAACGCTTGAAGAGGCGGCCCGCAATGTCAGATCGGGGATGCGAGTTATGCTTGGGGGGTTCGGCCTTGCGGGAGTGCCCGACCAACTTGTATTCACAGTGCGCGAAAAAACAGACGCGCGCGATTTGACCGTGATTAGCAACAATCTTACTGTGGGTACGCAAGCGGATAAGCTTTTTCAAGAAGGTCGAATAAAAAAGGCGATTGGCTCTTATTTTACGACGAATAAAAGCGTGGTGCAGGCGTATCGTCAAGGGCGCGTAGAGATTGAACTGCTTCCGCAGGGGACGTTTGCTGAGGCGATTCGTCTAGGCGGTGCTGGGATTGCCGCATTCTACACGCCGACGGCTGCGGGAACGGAACTGGCGGCCGGAAAAGAGGTTCGTTTGTTTGATGGCCGCGAGCATGTTTTGGAACGCTCGCTGCGTGCGGACGTTGCATTGATTCACGCCTATAAAGCAGACGCGGCAGGGAACCTGGTATACCGCAAATCTTCCCGCAATTTTAATCCGTTGATGGCGATGGCAGCCGACATGGTGATTGCTGAGGTGGAACAGGTTGTCGCAGTCGGGGAACTGGATCCGGATGAAATTGTGACACCCTTTGTTTTTGTAGATCAAGTGGTCGAATTGGCGAGGGGGTGA
- a CDS encoding CocE/NonD family hydrolase: MRVIFERNVAIPMRDGVTLRANVYRPETGGPYPVLLTRHPYGKDTALSTSLLDPTAMVEAGYIVVIQDVRGRFASEGDFQSYAQEFEDGYDTVEWAASLPGSDGQVGMFGTSYFGYTQWQAAAMKPPSLKAILPVMTYNDAWYGSAMRGGALEWGKLASWFTNAIALPELLRKKCADKSLPMMVAQLVSFYDQLPMRGMYELPLNRFSIFKELDVLGDLFYEAFDHPGYDAYWQATSIRPHFDAIEIPSFHVGGWYDVFAQPTIDNYLEMKRRGRHARLLMGPWSHTNYSGFVGDVDFGLAASAMLRDLKEDLTGLHRKWFDLTLKNSNAFGLAEEPPVTLFVMGVNRWISTESWPLPDTHFAAFYLREGEDAALKNAILGGGLSLQPPVQKECADSYDYDPADPVLSRGGNLLTHPVYGVGPHDQRAIETRPDVLLYTSDALEEDLAMIGPITAKLYVSSDAVDTDFVVRVCDVHPDGTSINIVEGIQRMRYRVSDHAPSLMTPGEIYEVDVDLWSTAMVFQKGHRLRVHVTSSSFPHWDRNLNTGANNGTTTEMKVARNTVYHTEEHPSHVVLPIVTLA, encoded by the coding sequence ATGCGCGTCATCTTTGAACGAAACGTTGCAATTCCCATGCGCGATGGCGTGACACTTCGCGCGAATGTGTATCGGCCAGAGACTGGCGGACCGTATCCGGTCTTGCTCACGCGCCACCCCTACGGAAAGGATACCGCGCTTAGCACGTCGCTTTTGGATCCGACCGCCATGGTGGAAGCCGGGTATATCGTTGTCATTCAGGATGTCCGTGGACGCTTTGCGTCAGAAGGCGATTTTCAAAGTTATGCACAGGAGTTTGAGGATGGCTATGACACGGTTGAGTGGGCAGCCAGTCTCCCTGGATCTGACGGACAAGTCGGCATGTTTGGCACGTCGTATTTCGGATATACGCAGTGGCAGGCGGCTGCGATGAAGCCCCCGTCACTCAAGGCGATTCTCCCCGTGATGACGTATAACGATGCATGGTATGGCTCGGCGATGCGCGGCGGGGCGCTCGAGTGGGGGAAACTCGCGAGTTGGTTTACAAACGCAATCGCGCTGCCTGAATTGCTGCGCAAAAAATGCGCAGATAAATCCTTGCCGATGATGGTGGCGCAGCTTGTCTCATTCTATGATCAATTGCCAATGCGTGGGATGTATGAGCTTCCACTCAATCGCTTCTCTATTTTTAAAGAACTCGATGTGCTCGGGGATCTCTTTTACGAAGCGTTTGACCATCCAGGTTATGACGCGTATTGGCAGGCAACGTCGATTCGACCGCACTTTGACGCGATTGAGATTCCGAGTTTTCACGTTGGCGGCTGGTATGACGTGTTCGCGCAGCCGACGATTGACAATTATCTTGAGATGAAACGGCGCGGACGTCACGCCCGACTGCTCATGGGACCGTGGTCGCATACCAATTACTCAGGGTTTGTCGGAGACGTTGACTTTGGCTTGGCGGCATCTGCGATGCTAAGGGATTTAAAGGAAGATCTGACGGGGCTTCACCGCAAGTGGTTTGATCTAACGCTAAAAAACAGCAACGCGTTTGGACTCGCAGAAGAGCCGCCGGTCACTCTTTTTGTCATGGGGGTCAACCGTTGGATCTCGACGGAATCGTGGCCGCTGCCTGACACGCACTTTGCTGCCTTCTATTTGCGCGAGGGGGAGGATGCGGCTTTAAAGAACGCGATTCTTGGCGGAGGATTGTCGCTGCAACCACCGGTGCAAAAGGAGTGTGCAGACAGCTATGATTATGATCCCGCAGACCCCGTCTTGTCGCGCGGCGGCAATCTGTTGACACATCCCGTCTATGGCGTGGGTCCTCACGACCAGCGCGCGATTGAAACACGCCCAGACGTGCTTCTTTACACGAGTGACGCGCTGGAAGAAGATCTCGCAATGATTGGCCCGATCACCGCAAAACTGTACGTGAGCAGTGACGCGGTTGACACGGATTTTGTCGTGCGCGTATGTGATGTTCATCCGGATGGCACATCGATCAACATTGTGGAGGGCATTCAGCGGATGCGCTATCGCGTGTCGGATCACGCGCCGTCGCTCATGACACCGGGTGAAATTTATGAGGTAGATGTTGATCTTTGGTCGACGGCCATGGTGTTTCAAAAGGGGCATCGCCTTCGTGTCCACGTGACGAGCAGCAGTTTTCCGCACTGGGATCGCAATTTGAACACAGGCGCAAACAACGGAACGACGACGGAGATGAAGGTCGCCCGCAATACCGTGTACCACACAGAGGAACACCCTTCGCACGTCGTGCTGCCGATCGTCACGCTTGCGTAA
- a CDS encoding branched-chain amino acid ABC transporter permease, producing the protein MTNARRLRMVRSLVVILIALAAPFAVIPFGSQMSYILDMSLIFCIVAVSLNLLTGFSGQVSLGHAAFIMVGEYVSSLLTLDLNWSFWIALPMSAVVTGIVGFLIGLPAVRLSGNFLAVATMGFSFAIPELALKWSNLTNGSSGLMPARPVFFSFVLGSDQAYYFLILACLSAQVLVMKNLLRSRTGRAFQAIRDSEIAAQSSGVRVGYHKALVFSISAGFTGLAGSLYAHYINFVSPNDFTVQDSFLFLAMIVVGGLASIPGSILGAIVMNTINQLSSSFGQYSIILVGAVMVLAVLLFPKGLVSLRLPRRRNTPRSSERIVRVTREVESADVP; encoded by the coding sequence ATGACGAATGCTCGCCGATTGCGCATGGTCCGTTCACTTGTCGTAATCCTTATTGCACTTGCCGCGCCATTTGCGGTCATACCGTTTGGCTCACAAATGTCGTACATTCTTGACATGAGTCTCATCTTTTGCATTGTCGCAGTCTCGCTCAACCTTTTGACAGGATTTAGCGGTCAGGTCTCGCTTGGTCACGCCGCATTTATCATGGTGGGCGAGTATGTTTCCTCTTTGCTCACGCTGGATCTCAACTGGTCGTTCTGGATTGCATTGCCCATGAGTGCAGTGGTGACGGGGATCGTTGGCTTTCTCATCGGGCTGCCGGCAGTTCGGCTGTCGGGCAATTTCCTCGCCGTTGCAACCATGGGATTCAGCTTTGCCATCCCAGAACTCGCGTTAAAATGGTCTAACCTAACCAACGGATCAAGTGGGCTCATGCCTGCACGCCCGGTATTTTTTTCGTTTGTCTTGGGAAGCGACCAAGCGTATTACTTTCTCATTCTCGCCTGTCTTAGCGCACAAGTTCTCGTCATGAAAAATCTTCTAAGGAGTCGTACGGGTAGAGCCTTTCAAGCGATACGCGACAGCGAAATTGCCGCACAATCATCCGGCGTTCGCGTGGGTTATCATAAGGCGCTCGTGTTTTCCATCAGTGCCGGATTTACGGGTCTCGCGGGCTCGCTTTACGCACACTACATTAATTTTGTATCTCCAAACGATTTCACCGTTCAAGATTCTTTTCTCTTTTTGGCGATGATCGTCGTCGGTGGACTCGCGTCGATACCTGGTTCCATTCTGGGTGCGATCGTGATGAATACAATCAATCAGCTTTCCAGCAGCTTTGGCCAATACTCCATCATTTTGGTAGGAGCGGTCATGGTTTTGGCTGTTTTGCTCTTTCCTAAAGGCCTTGTTTCACTTCGCCTGCCCCGCAGACGAAATACGCCGCGTTCATCGGAGCGGATCGTCAGAGTGACGAGGGAGGTGGAATCTGCCGATGTTCCTTGA
- a CDS encoding 3-oxoacid CoA-transferase subunit B — MGNAAGATETIGKSEIVRRRIAWRCAQELTAGVVNLGIGIPAYVADYLPPTGVTLHSENGVLGVGPAPDAAQVDPDLVNATKMPITVLSHASFFDSALSFAIMRGGHLDATVVGALQVAENGDLASWAVPGEDVLGVGGAMDLVVGARRVIAAMTHTTPQGAAKLVARCTYPLTAPCCVDTVVTEHAVFRIVDGRMILVERQASTSLEALYEMTDAAFDVHPACEVAVFPF; from the coding sequence ATGGGAAATGCTGCAGGTGCGACAGAGACGATAGGAAAAAGCGAGATCGTCAGACGGAGAATCGCCTGGCGCTGTGCGCAAGAATTGACGGCAGGCGTTGTGAATTTGGGGATAGGGATTCCCGCGTATGTTGCGGATTATCTTCCGCCGACAGGGGTTACGCTGCACTCTGAGAATGGGGTGCTAGGCGTTGGTCCGGCGCCAGACGCAGCGCAGGTTGACCCCGATCTCGTGAATGCCACAAAGATGCCAATCACCGTGTTGTCGCACGCCTCTTTTTTTGACAGTGCGCTCTCTTTTGCCATCATGCGCGGAGGACACCTTGACGCGACCGTCGTAGGGGCGCTTCAAGTCGCAGAAAATGGCGATCTGGCGAGTTGGGCTGTTCCCGGCGAAGATGTGCTCGGCGTAGGCGGAGCCATGGATCTTGTGGTAGGGGCGCGCCGCGTGATTGCGGCGATGACTCACACGACGCCGCAAGGTGCAGCGAAACTCGTCGCACGCTGCACGTATCCGCTGACGGCGCCATGTTGTGTGGACACGGTGGTGACGGAGCATGCGGTCTTTCGCATCGTTGACGGACGCATGATCCTTGTCGAGCGACAGGCGTCTACATCGCTTGAAGCGCTGTATGAAATGACCGATGCCGCATTTGATGTACATCCAGCGTGCGAAGTT
- a CDS encoding acyl-CoA dehydrogenase family protein, whose product MNFSFTDKVKRLQAELSSFMDEVVYPNELVYEAQLQAAKTRFSIPPIMEEMKRQAKAAGLWNLFLPDEEFGAGLTNLEYAPLCEIMGKSLIAPEVFNCSAPDTGNMEVLARYGTKEQQAEWLHPLLAGEIRSCFGMTEPHVASSDATNVESSIERDGDGYRINGRKWWSSGAGDPRCKIAIFMGKTDRSAPRHLQQSMILVPMDTKGVTIERTLPVFGYDHAPHGHAEVSYENVYVPKENMLLGEGRGFEIAQGRLGPGRIHHCMRSIGVAERALHLMVKRSKERVAFGKALADQGVVRTWIADSRMEIEQARLLTLKAAYMMDEYGNKAARKEIAMIKVVAPNVAQRVLDRAIQLFGAAGVSEDYPLAAHFANIRTLRLADGPDEVHRDSIARLELADKG is encoded by the coding sequence GTGAACTTTTCTTTTACAGACAAAGTGAAGCGTTTGCAGGCGGAATTGAGCTCCTTTATGGATGAAGTCGTCTATCCCAATGAGCTTGTTTATGAGGCGCAATTGCAAGCGGCGAAAACGCGTTTTAGCATTCCCCCGATCATGGAAGAAATGAAGCGACAAGCAAAGGCCGCGGGACTTTGGAATCTTTTTTTGCCGGATGAAGAATTTGGCGCGGGACTCACAAATCTTGAATACGCGCCGCTTTGTGAGATTATGGGTAAATCGCTGATCGCGCCGGAAGTGTTTAACTGTTCCGCGCCAGATACGGGAAACATGGAGGTTCTTGCACGCTATGGAACAAAGGAGCAACAGGCAGAGTGGCTGCATCCGCTGCTCGCAGGTGAGATTCGCTCCTGTTTTGGGATGACGGAGCCGCACGTCGCGTCTTCTGACGCGACAAATGTTGAATCATCCATTGAACGCGACGGGGATGGGTATCGCATCAATGGACGCAAGTGGTGGTCGTCGGGCGCCGGGGATCCGCGCTGCAAAATCGCAATTTTCATGGGAAAAACAGATCGCAGCGCGCCGCGCCATCTGCAGCAGTCGATGATCCTTGTGCCCATGGATACAAAAGGGGTGACCATCGAACGCACACTCCCGGTTTTTGGCTATGACCACGCGCCGCATGGGCACGCCGAAGTGTCGTATGAGAACGTGTACGTGCCAAAAGAAAACATGCTGCTCGGAGAAGGGCGGGGTTTCGAGATCGCACAGGGACGCTTGGGGCCAGGGCGCATCCATCACTGCATGCGTTCGATCGGTGTCGCGGAGCGCGCGCTCCATCTGATGGTCAAACGCTCGAAAGAGCGCGTCGCTTTTGGCAAGGCTCTCGCGGATCAAGGTGTCGTTCGCACGTGGATCGCTGACTCGCGCATGGAAATTGAGCAGGCGAGGCTGCTTACGCTCAAGGCGGCGTACATGATGGATGAGTATGGGAACAAAGCGGCTCGCAAAGAGATCGCGATGATCAAAGTCGTCGCACCCAATGTGGCGCAGCGCGTTTTGGATCGCGCGATTCAGTTGTTTGGGGCAGCTGGTGTGAGTGAAGATTACCCACTCGCGGCGCATTTTGCCAACATTCGGACGCTGCGTCTTGCGGACGGTCCTGACGAGGTGCATCGCGATTCGATCGCACGCCTGGAACTTGCAGACAAAGGATGA